The Ornithinimicrobium sufpigmenti genome includes the window ATCTCCAGGGAGGTCAGGTAGCTGCCCACGAGGGAGCGCACCACGGCGATCCCTCTCGCCTCCAGCAGCCGGTGCACCTCCTGGAACATCAGGTAGAGCTCCAGCTGAGGGGTGCCGCCCAGACCGTTGAGGAAGACGAGCGCGGGCTCGTCTCGTTGTAGGCCGAGGTCGTCGACCACTGGTTCGACCAGCTGCGCCGCGAGCTCCCGGGCGGGGGCCATGGCCTGCCGGCGCCGGCCGGGCTCGCCATGGATCCCGACGCCGATCTCGATCTCGTCCGGTCCCAGGTCGACGGTCGGGCGCCCGGCCGCCGGCACGGTGCAGGAGCTCAGCGCGATACCCATCGATCTGCTGGCCGCGGCGACCCTCTGCCCCAGCTCTGCGCACGCGTCCAGGTCCGACCCGTCCTCGGCGGCTGCTCCCACGATCTTCTCCACCAGGACGGTGGCACCCACGCCACGACGACCGGCGGTGAAGAGGCTGTCCTCGACCGCGACGTCGTCGGCCACCAGGACCGTGCGCACGCGGACCCCGTCCGCCCCTGCCAGTTCGGCGGCCATCTCGAAGTTGAGCACGTCGCCGGTGTAGTTCTTGACGATCTGCACCACCCCGGCACCGGTGTCCACGGCGGCTGTCGCCGCCAGGATCTGGTCGGGCACCGGGGAGGTGAACACCTGCCCGCAGCAGGCGGCGTCCAGCATGCCTGAGCCGACGAAGCCGCTGTGCAGGGGCTCGTGCCCCGCGCCGCCACCGGAGAGCACACCGACCTTGCCGGGCACCGGTCCCCCGGCGCGCAGGACCACCTGGTGCTCGAGGTCGACGCGCAGCCGGTCCGGATGGGCCAGGGCCACGCCTTGGAGGGCTTCGACGACCACGTCAGCGGGGTCGTTGATGAACTTCTTCACGGCCCGACCCTGCCACAGAACGACAGGACGCACGCGCGCGGCACCACGTCCGGCGGGCAGCTGATTGAGCATCGCTTCCGTCATGAGCCTCGGCGCTCGGCTCGGTGCCCCGGGGGGAGCGGCGAGATGCATGGTCGTATGCGGCTGTCACTCAGGCTCCGCGCAGGCTTGTGGGGCAGATCGGAGCTGCTGGACGACTGCGGCATGACCGGGCAGGTGACGTGGCAAGGTAGCCATCGTGACCGACGGGGAGGACACGCCGCGCGGACCGGTCCTGAAGACCGGCCGCCTGCTGCCGCGGCCCTGGCGAGTCAGTGAGGCGGCGGTCATGCACCAGCTGTGGAACGAGCGGGATCCGCGGGTGCCGCCTCGCAGGCGGATCGATACTGAGGGGCACCCCACGGTCTCGGAGCTGGCGGAGTCGATTCGTTCCGATCGACCCCATGTCGATCGGTCTGCTCGCCATGGAGCTCGTGGAGACGGGGAGGCCATCGGCTACTGCGGCCTGGTCGACAGCGGGCGAGCCGTCCCAGGCGAACCGGAGCTGGCCTTCGAACTGCTCCGGCGTCAGTGGGGTCGGGGGTACGCCACCGAAGCGTCCCATGCGGTCATGGACTGGGCCAGGTCATCCGGACACAAGCGCCTGTGGGCGACCGTAGGGGACTGGAACATCGCGTCACGGCGCTGCTCCTGCTCGAGGAGGCGGTCCTCCTTCAGGTCGTGCTGGAGCCACCCGGCCACGTCGCTATGGAGGCGCCTCTGCACACCCAAAATTTCAGCGTCCTTCTCGACGGACACGTTCACCGCCGGCGGCGGCGGCGGACTCCAGCGGCACCTCGTTGCCCCGGTCACTCGGCATCCCTGGTCTCCTCTCACTCATCGTGTCTGTCGCGCTTTCGTCACTCTCCCTCCTACGACCGGGGCAGGCCTCGGGACTGTTGCACGGGTAGGTGACGGGAGTGGGTCAGGCAGTCTGGGCGGCCGGTGTGCAGGATGCAGTCGGCGACGTTGCCGGGGCCGGGCGACGGCACTGGTGAACGCGTCGCCGGCCCGTGCGACGGGCCCGCGAACGCACAGGTCGAGACGAGGCCGTGCACTGGAGAACTACGACTTCGTTGTCGAAGCCAGGTACGATGGCCGCCGCCACCATTCCTGGGAGTCGCCGAATCTGTCCGGCGGACACCCTGCGTGAATCGTCGAGGACTTGCGTGGCCATCGGTACGCGTGATTTCTGACACTCGCGTTGCAGGTATTCCTGCCCTTGTCACCCCGCCCGGGCGCCCCGCCGCCTGGCTCCGTAGCGATATCAACTGAAGGTAGAAGTGAGCACGATATGAAGGCACTCAACCGGCGCACATTCCTGCAGGCGGTCGGCCTGGCGCCCCTGGTCCTGCCAGAGCACCTCCGCGCCGGGCACGGCGGCGGGTCGAACCTCTCCGACCCGGTGCCCTCCCCAGCCCAACCCCTGCCAGAAACGTACTCCTTGACGGGCCTACCCCGCCGTGTGTTCTCCGCGGGCGATCCGGACTGGTGGTACGCGCCGCTACCCACCGACGCAGCGCTCGACCCCCAGTCGCCGCAGAAGCTGGACTTCCTCATCCAGACCGGCATCGCCTCGTGGGGGTCGGTGCCCCTGGGTTACCCGTCGTGGGCAGTGAACAACTACAACAACACCCCGAGCATCCTCGTCATCACACCCGGCGAGGCCACCGTGCCCCTCGTGCTGCGTGACCCGCCAGCTGGCCCGTACGGGGCCAACCTCGTCGACATGTTCTCCGATGCGAAGGTGCCCGCGGACGCCGCCATACTCTCCGGTGGAACAGATGGTTTTGTCGTCATCTACGAGCAGGAGACCGATACCTACTGGGAAGGGTGGCAGGTCCGGTGGGACGCACCCGGCTATCCGGGGTGGTCCGTCTACCGAGGTCAGCGCATCCGGAACGCCTCCACGAAGCTCGGGCGCGCTGAGCCCTACCCGAACGGCGCCAGCGCCCCGTTCTACTACGGGACCAACGCTGCCGGTCTCGCACAGGAACCCGGCGTCATCAAGGTCCAGGAACTGCAGGAAGGTCACATCTCGCACGCCATCACCTGCGCGATCCCCGTCCCCTGCGTCGCCGCCCGCGACATCCCCACCCGCAACGCGGGCATCTCCCAACCCGCCGTCCGTTCAGACGGTCAGTCCACCGAGCAGTACGCCATCCACATGGGCCAACGGTTGCGCCTGCCCGCCTCGCTGGACATCGACGCGATGGACCTGCACCCCGTGTGCCGAACCATTGCCAAAGCGTTCCAGGAGTACGGGTGTATCGTCGCTGACCGCGCTGGGGACATCTCGTTCTGCGCCGAGAACCTCACAGACCTGCCTGCCGGGATCTACGACCCCCTCTTCGCCGGCGCCCAACCGCACAACGTCTGCTGGAACGCACCCAAACCCGGCGGCGGCAACTATGAGCCCTTCCCGTGGGCGCACCTGCAACTGCTGGAGTTCGAGACCACGCTCGAGGGTCTGCCCAGGTAGACCCACCCGACCACTGCTGAGGGTGACGCCAGGTGAGCGAGAGTGGTAGCAGCTCCTCAGAAGCCCAGCCGGTCCAAGGCCTTGGGGTCGCGCTGCCAGTCCTTG containing:
- the dhaK gene encoding dihydroxyacetone kinase subunit DhaK: MKKFINDPADVVVEALQGVALAHPDRLRVDLEHQVVLRAGGPVPGKVGVLSGGGAGHEPLHSGFVGSGMLDAACCGQVFTSPVPDQILAATAAVDTGAGVVQIVKNYTGDVLNFEMAAELAGADGVRVRTVLVADDVAVEDSLFTAGRRGVGATVLVEKIVGAAAEDGSDLDACAELGQRVAAASRSMGIALSSCTVPAAGRPTVDLGPDEIEIGVGIHGEPGRRRQAMAPARELAAQLVEPVVDDLGLQRDEPALVFLNGLGGTPQLELYLMFQEVHRLLEARGIAVVRSLVGSYLTSLEMAGCSLTLLRTDEQMLRCWDAPVDTPALRW
- a CDS encoding GNAT family N-acetyltransferase, whose amino-acid sequence is MTDGEDTPRGPVLKTGRLLPRPWRVSEAAVMHQLWNERDPRVPPRRRIDTEGHPTVSELAESIRSDRPHVDRSARHGARGDGEAIGYCGLVDSGRAVPGEPELAFELLRRQWGRGYATEASHAVMDWARSSGHKRLWATVGDWNIASRRCSCSRRRSSFRSCWSHPATSLWRRLCTPKISASFSTDTFTAGGGGGLQRHLVAPVTRHPWSPLTHRVCRAFVTLPPTTGAGLGTVARVGDGSGSGSLGGRCAGCSRRRCRGRATALVNASPARATGPRTHRSRRGRALENYDFVVEARYDGRRHHSWESPNLSGGHPA